A region of Marnyiella aurantia DNA encodes the following proteins:
- a CDS encoding ABC transporter ATP-binding protein yields the protein MATNIIEIKNLYKKYKNADEFSVNNISLEIAENEIYGILGPNGAGKTTLISMLCGLIKPTSGSYTINGLSPRNRLNSIKKITGIVPQEYALYPTLTARENLMFFGSLYGLKHADLHQKIDVMLERVGLTNFADKKVEHFSGGMKRRCNLIAGIMHQPKVLFLDEPTVGVDVQSRNVIIEFLKELNQNGTSIVYTSHHLQEAEEFCTKIAIIDNGQIYAIGSPEQLIANTPKAENLEDVFISLTGKELRDVI from the coding sequence TTGGCTACGAACATCATTGAAATAAAAAACCTCTACAAGAAATATAAAAACGCAGACGAGTTCTCTGTGAACAATATTTCACTGGAGATTGCAGAAAACGAAATCTACGGCATCCTGGGTCCGAACGGCGCCGGCAAGACCACCTTGATTTCCATGCTCTGCGGACTTATAAAACCCACTTCCGGCAGCTATACCATTAACGGACTTTCGCCCCGCAACCGGCTGAACTCCATTAAAAAAATTACCGGCATCGTACCTCAGGAATACGCGCTTTATCCTACATTGACCGCCAGAGAAAACCTGATGTTCTTCGGTTCGCTCTACGGTTTGAAACATGCCGATCTGCACCAGAAGATAGATGTCATGCTGGAGCGTGTGGGGCTTACGAACTTCGCCGATAAGAAAGTGGAACATTTCTCGGGAGGAATGAAACGCCGCTGCAACCTGATTGCCGGCATTATGCACCAACCAAAAGTCCTCTTCCTGGATGAACCTACCGTGGGTGTAGACGTACAGTCCCGAAATGTCATCATTGAATTCCTGAAAGAGCTGAACCAAAACGGAACCAGCATCGTGTACACGTCTCATCACCTACAGGAGGCGGAGGAATTCTGCACCAAAATTGCCATCATTGACAATGGTCAGATTTACGCGATAGGCAGTCCGGAGCAACTTATTGCCAACACCCCAAAAGCCGAAAACCTGGAAGACGTTTTCATTTCATTAACCGGAAAAGAACTTCGCGATGTTATATAA
- a CDS encoding ABC transporter permease, giving the protein MLYKLWRALWKEILLLKRDMGGILIIFIMPLVLIVTITLIQDSTFKNLEGTKIPLLLVDNDKSEVSKIIKDGLKKGDTFDLITKDLDEAKARQAVFNGDYQMAIVIPEKLTENMNQSIDIKVQSIVSSLGVGETDTAAVQRELPKAKEIHLYFDPVTSAGFKSGVKSSVNEMVATIENQKIYAAFQDQLGTEDDISFDQKFIAFKEITPKGDDEALPNSVQHNVPAWALFAIFFIVVPLSINLVKEKNQGTIIRILANHTPYYVHVLGKTFTYLMICMIQFLLMLAVGVYLFPYLDLPKFEVAGKLPELLFVTFFAGLAAIGFGILLGTLTDTQEQSAPLGATSVVILAAIGGIWVPVFMMPDFMQTISSFSPMNWGLNAYYDIILRDAGYVQVLPKIGLLLLFYFVTVLIALIYERKKHSI; this is encoded by the coding sequence ATGTTATATAAACTCTGGCGTGCCCTTTGGAAGGAGATACTTTTGCTGAAACGCGACATGGGCGGCATCCTGATCATCTTCATCATGCCTCTGGTGCTCATTGTCACCATCACGCTCATCCAGGATTCCACGTTCAAAAATCTGGAGGGCACCAAAATCCCACTTCTACTTGTTGATAATGACAAATCCGAGGTTTCGAAAATCATAAAGGACGGACTGAAAAAGGGCGACACATTCGATCTCATCACGAAAGATTTAGACGAAGCTAAAGCACGACAGGCGGTCTTCAACGGCGATTACCAGATGGCCATCGTGATTCCGGAAAAACTTACGGAGAACATGAACCAAAGCATCGACATTAAGGTTCAGTCCATCGTAAGTTCCCTGGGTGTGGGCGAAACCGACACGGCAGCGGTGCAGCGTGAACTGCCCAAAGCAAAGGAAATCCACCTTTATTTCGATCCGGTGACCAGCGCAGGCTTCAAGAGCGGCGTGAAGAGTTCTGTAAATGAAATGGTAGCGACCATTGAAAACCAGAAAATCTATGCAGCCTTTCAGGACCAACTCGGAACCGAAGATGATATCTCCTTCGACCAGAAATTTATCGCTTTCAAGGAAATAACCCCGAAAGGCGATGACGAAGCCCTGCCCAACTCTGTTCAGCACAATGTGCCGGCCTGGGCCCTGTTTGCGATCTTCTTCATCGTGGTGCCGCTGTCCATCAATCTCGTAAAAGAAAAAAATCAGGGAACAATCATCCGGATCCTGGCGAACCATACGCCTTATTATGTACACGTCCTCGGCAAGACTTTCACTTATCTGATGATCTGCATGATACAGTTTTTGCTGATGCTGGCCGTGGGCGTTTACCTCTTCCCTTACCTGGACCTGCCGAAGTTTGAGGTGGCCGGAAAACTTCCTGAGTTGCTTTTCGTAACCTTCTTCGCAGGTTTGGCAGCCATTGGATTTGGAATCCTGCTCGGAACTTTAACCGACACCCAGGAACAGTCGGCGCCGCTGGGTGCCACCTCCGTCGTTATCCTTGCTGCCATTGGCGGGATTTGGGTGCCGGTATTTATGATGCCTGACTTTATGCAGACGATATCAAGCTTTTCACCAATGAATTGGGGGCTCAACGCTTATTACGACATTATCCTCAGGGACGCCGGTTATGTTCAGGTACTGCCTAAAATCGGGCTTTTGCTGCTGTTCTATTTCGTAACCGTGCTTATAGCTTTAATCTATGAAAGAAAGAAACACTCCATCTGA
- a CDS encoding acyl-CoA thioesterase: protein MKERNTPSDAIVNRQTVRVRFNECDPLGIVWHGHYIVYFEDGREAFGREHGISYLDVQHNGFATPIVRTVCEHFLPLKYGEIITVETTFVNLPTAKMMFRYRIFNEENKLVCSGETVQVFIDINGNLQLYNPSFYQEWKDKMGLS from the coding sequence ATGAAAGAAAGAAACACTCCATCTGATGCCATCGTAAACCGGCAAACCGTAAGGGTACGCTTCAACGAGTGCGATCCGCTGGGCATTGTGTGGCACGGCCACTATATTGTTTATTTTGAGGACGGACGCGAAGCTTTCGGGCGCGAGCACGGCATTTCCTATCTGGATGTCCAGCATAACGGATTTGCCACACCGATTGTAAGAACGGTTTGTGAACACTTTCTCCCTTTGAAATACGGCGAGATCATCACTGTAGAAACCACTTTCGTAAACCTACCGACCGCCAAGATGATGTTCCGCTACCGGATTTTTAATGAAGAAAATAAACTGGTCTGCTCCGGCGAGACCGTTCAGGTATTTATCGATATTAATGGTAACCTTCAGCTTTACAATCCGTCCTTTTATCAGGAGTGGAAGGATAAAATGGGACTTTCATAA
- a CDS encoding beta-ketoacyl synthase N-terminal-like domain-containing protein: MEKTTTYITDYNCITPLGFNVADNWQNVLDGKSGIRKHDLFESQPPFHAGIIDNNELERIFSAEFESENFTRLEKMLLLSLKPLVERHGVKEKTAFILSTTKGNVSLLKNKIAPPEDAYLSVMAKKIAAFFGFKTRPVVISNACVSGVMAVSVAKNMIESGLYEDAYVLAGDEVSEFVISGFNSFQAMSANPCKPYDENRDGITIGEAAAAVYLTSTSPSVSLYFEILGESAVNDANHISGPSRTGEGLFRSIENAIKEAQISAKLIDYLSAHGTATVYNDEMESIAFTRAGLQHTPVNSLKGFYGHCLGASGLLELIIAMESARSNMLIKSLNLKRQGISEPLNIIAENKVQEIEYILKTASGFGGSNAAIILKKCAQ, encoded by the coding sequence ATGGAGAAGACGACCACTTATATCACAGATTACAACTGCATTACCCCATTAGGGTTTAATGTGGCTGATAACTGGCAGAATGTTCTTGACGGTAAATCCGGAATCAGGAAGCATGATCTTTTTGAGAGCCAGCCACCATTTCATGCAGGAATCATTGACAATAATGAACTCGAAAGAATTTTCTCTGCCGAATTTGAGTCTGAGAATTTCACGCGGCTTGAAAAAATGCTGCTTCTAAGCCTGAAGCCTTTGGTGGAAAGGCATGGAGTAAAAGAAAAAACAGCCTTCATCCTTTCTACTACCAAAGGAAACGTTTCACTGCTGAAAAATAAAATTGCGCCACCTGAAGACGCTTACCTTTCAGTAATGGCGAAGAAAATCGCCGCTTTTTTCGGTTTTAAAACAAGGCCTGTAGTCATTTCGAATGCGTGTGTGTCGGGTGTGATGGCAGTTTCGGTGGCTAAAAACATGATCGAGTCCGGGCTGTACGAAGATGCTTATGTTTTAGCTGGCGATGAGGTGTCGGAGTTTGTGATCTCGGGTTTCAACTCCTTCCAGGCCATGAGCGCAAACCCATGCAAACCCTACGATGAAAACCGGGACGGAATTACCATCGGTGAGGCTGCGGCAGCCGTTTATTTAACTTCCACATCACCTTCCGTTAGTTTATATTTTGAGATACTGGGCGAATCTGCAGTAAATGATGCCAACCATATTTCCGGGCCATCCCGAACGGGCGAAGGTCTTTTCCGCAGCATTGAAAATGCAATAAAAGAAGCACAGATCTCCGCCAAGTTAATTGATTACCTTTCTGCACACGGGACGGCTACCGTTTATAATGATGAAATGGAAAGTATCGCCTTTACTCGCGCCGGATTACAGCATACACCTGTGAACAGCCTTAAAGGTTTCTACGGCCACTGTTTGGGCGCATCGGGCTTACTGGAACTCATTATCGCCATGGAGAGTGCCAGAAGTAACATGCTGATTAAGTCTCTGAATCTGAAAAGGCAGGGTATCTCTGAGCCACTGAACATTATAGCAGAAAACAAAGTTCAGGAAATTGAATATATTTTGAAAACGGCTTCCGGCTTTGGCGGGTCCAATGCAGCCATCATCCTGAAAAAATGTGCCCAATGA
- a CDS encoding 3-oxoacyl-ACP synthase, whose translation MKTLKICFIENGSITVDEEVVFQEDLPHFNDFAKAAYKKFSFDYPKFHKMDALSKLAFMASEMVLRDEENKNTALVFANRSSSLDTDMKYQESISSAENYFPSPAVFVYTLPNICLGEISIRHQLQTENAFFVTDEFDEDFMNLYAGQLLKSGKAEQVLCGWVELYGENYKGFVYLLTL comes from the coding sequence ATGAAAACACTGAAAATCTGCTTTATAGAAAATGGCAGCATCACTGTGGATGAAGAGGTGGTTTTTCAGGAAGACCTACCCCATTTCAATGATTTTGCCAAGGCTGCTTATAAAAAATTCAGTTTCGACTATCCCAAATTCCACAAGATGGATGCTTTAAGCAAACTTGCATTTATGGCTTCGGAAATGGTATTGAGGGATGAAGAGAATAAAAACACCGCTTTGGTTTTCGCCAACCGTTCCTCCAGTCTGGATACCGACATGAAATATCAGGAAAGCATCAGTTCCGCTGAAAACTACTTTCCGAGCCCGGCGGTATTTGTTTATACTTTACCAAATATCTGTCTGGGCGAGATCAGCATCAGGCATCAGCTTCAAACCGAGAATGCTTTCTTCGTTACCGATGAGTTTGACGAAGACTTCATGAACCTTTACGCAGGGCAGCTCCTGAAGTCCGGAAAAGCAGAGCAGGTGCTGTGCGGCTGGGTGGAATTGTACGGAGAAAATTACAAAGGTTTTGTATATTTGTTGACCTTATAA
- a CDS encoding phosphopantetheine-binding protein, translating into MMDLREELKAKIIEVLNLEDVSAEEIANDAPLFGGGMGLDSIDALELIVLLDKQYGIKLADPKKGKEIFESIDTMASYIEQHRTK; encoded by the coding sequence ATTATGGACTTAAGAGAAGAATTAAAGGCTAAGATAATAGAAGTACTGAACCTGGAAGATGTTTCTGCGGAGGAAATCGCAAACGATGCTCCACTTTTCGGTGGCGGAATGGGACTGGATTCCATAGATGCACTGGAACTTATCGTTTTACTGGACAAGCAGTACGGCATTAAGCTGGCTGACCCTAAAAAAGGCAAGGAAATCTTCGAAAGCATCGACACGATGGCTTCTTATATCGAACAGCACAGAACAAAATAG
- a CDS encoding beta-ketoacyl-[acyl-carrier-protein] synthase family protein gives MARKIAITGMGIISSIGRNVNENYASLLESRHGISEIEILETRHRGEVKLGEIKISNEDLVSQLGIPEDNNYARSTLLGITAAKEAVESAGITNINKYRTGLISSTSVGGMDVTEKYFYDYENQPDKQKYIATHDAGQSSLAIAEVLGLKGMVSTISTACSSAANAIMMGAKLIQSGVLDRVIVGGTDGLSKFTLNGFKTLMIVTDTYNTPFDNDRKGLNLGEAAAFLVLESDSVIEKENKTPIAWLSGYANANDAHHQTASSEDGTGAYLAMEKALKVSGLGAKDIDYINAHGTATPNNDLSEGTAMLRIFGEGQVPDFSSTKAFTGHTLAAAAAVEAVYSILAINNGIIFPNLNFKTPMQEFDLRPVTEIKRKEINNVLSNSFGFGGNCSTLIFSK, from the coding sequence ATGGCCCGAAAGATTGCCATCACCGGCATGGGAATCATTTCCTCCATTGGCCGGAATGTAAACGAAAATTACGCCTCACTTCTGGAGTCCAGACATGGGATTTCCGAAATCGAAATTCTTGAAACCCGTCACCGCGGTGAGGTAAAACTCGGCGAAATAAAAATCTCTAACGAAGACCTGGTTTCACAATTGGGTATTCCCGAAGATAATAATTACGCACGCAGTACTCTGCTGGGCATTACTGCAGCCAAAGAAGCGGTAGAAAGTGCCGGAATTACCAATATTAACAAATACCGTACAGGACTGATCTCCTCCACAAGTGTGGGCGGTATGGATGTAACTGAAAAATATTTTTACGACTACGAAAACCAGCCGGACAAACAGAAATATATCGCTACGCACGATGCCGGACAGTCCTCTTTGGCTATTGCTGAAGTCTTAGGTCTGAAAGGCATGGTCTCCACCATCAGTACAGCCTGTTCATCCGCGGCCAATGCCATTATGATGGGTGCGAAACTTATACAGAGCGGCGTTCTGGACCGCGTTATTGTGGGCGGAACCGACGGACTGTCCAAATTCACACTGAATGGGTTTAAAACCCTTATGATCGTAACCGACACTTACAATACACCTTTCGATAACGACCGAAAAGGCCTGAATCTGGGTGAAGCAGCCGCATTTCTGGTACTGGAAAGTGACAGTGTGATAGAGAAGGAAAACAAAACCCCAATCGCCTGGCTTTCCGGATATGCCAATGCGAACGATGCGCACCATCAGACCGCTTCATCCGAAGACGGAACCGGAGCCTATCTGGCCATGGAAAAGGCACTGAAAGTCTCAGGACTAGGAGCAAAAGACATCGACTATATCAACGCGCACGGAACGGCTACACCGAATAATGACCTTTCGGAAGGTACGGCTATGCTCAGAATTTTTGGCGAAGGTCAGGTACCTGATTTCAGTTCTACCAAAGCCTTTACAGGACACACCCTGGCGGCCGCAGCAGCTGTGGAAGCCGTGTATTCCATTCTTGCGATCAACAACGGTATCATCTTTCCAAACCTGAATTTTAAAACTCCGATGCAGGAGTTTGACCTAAGACCGGTAACAGAAATTAAGCGGAAGGAAATCAATAACGTACTCTCCAATTCATTCGGATTTGGAGGCAACTGTTCCACTTTAATATTTTCGAAATAA
- a CDS encoding beta-ketoacyl synthase N-terminal-like domain-containing protein, whose translation MKPVYINSAVCISAQDTLNAEFFHTMEAEMTSVMLNAIAPNYKEFIPPAQIRRMSKTVKMSAVAAQKALIQAGVEMPDAIIVGTGMGCEEDSEKFLKNVIENNEEFLTPTHFIQSTHNTVAGQIALATSCHAYNFTYVNPGSSLEMSLLDAKLQIEHDEANNILVGATDEKAVRTMELYQLNGTIKKEEDLPADVLNSASEGVVWGEGSAFFVVSSEKSESTYAQLGAVTFINTLEESEVSDFICGFLSRNNLNPSDLDAVLLGFSGDLKSDRYYNTAQGIFKDADQLYYKHLSGEFNTSGGFAFFMANQILKRKEVPEVMKINKELSKDSIRHILIYNHLHGEDHSLILLRKA comes from the coding sequence ATGAAGCCCGTTTATATTAACAGTGCCGTATGTATTTCGGCCCAGGACACGCTGAATGCGGAATTTTTCCACACAATGGAAGCCGAGATGACGTCTGTAATGCTAAACGCTATTGCTCCGAATTATAAAGAGTTTATTCCACCGGCGCAAATCAGGCGGATGTCCAAAACGGTGAAGATGAGTGCCGTGGCGGCTCAAAAAGCACTGATACAGGCCGGTGTGGAAATGCCGGACGCCATTATCGTCGGTACAGGAATGGGCTGCGAGGAAGATTCTGAGAAGTTTCTGAAGAACGTCATAGAAAACAACGAGGAATTCCTCACACCGACGCACTTTATCCAGTCAACACACAACACAGTGGCCGGACAGATTGCTTTGGCCACTTCATGCCATGCCTATAATTTCACCTATGTAAATCCGGGTTCATCACTGGAAATGAGTCTGCTGGACGCGAAACTGCAGATCGAACACGACGAAGCCAATAACATTCTGGTTGGAGCGACAGATGAAAAGGCAGTAAGAACAATGGAACTGTACCAACTAAATGGCACTATTAAAAAAGAAGAAGATTTGCCTGCGGATGTACTGAATTCAGCTTCTGAGGGCGTGGTGTGGGGTGAAGGTTCGGCCTTTTTCGTAGTCAGTTCAGAAAAATCTGAAAGCACATATGCACAATTGGGGGCAGTAACGTTTATCAACACACTTGAAGAATCTGAAGTATCAGATTTCATTTGTGGATTCCTGTCCAGAAACAATCTTAATCCATCCGATCTTGATGCGGTTTTGCTTGGCTTTAGCGGAGATTTAAAATCTGATAGATATTATAATACAGCCCAGGGAATATTTAAGGATGCTGATCAACTTTATTATAAGCACCTGAGCGGCGAATTCAATACTTCGGGCGGATTTGCCTTCTTTATGGCTAACCAAATCCTGAAACGTAAGGAAGTTCCGGAGGTGATGAAAATCAACAAAGAGTTATCAAAAGATTCCATCAGGCATATCCTCATTTACAACCACCTTCATGGTGAAGATCACAGTTTGATTTTACTGCGTAAGGCCTGA
- a CDS encoding polysaccharide deacetylase family protein, with translation MKHRISILIFTLLLITIYFLEGGIWMYFVALAVFGLVTFLGVTNMDFNRFLKSHTNNPNVEERIIALTFDDGPSEYTPKLLDLLARHQQKATFFCIGTQIIKYPEIFQSIAAEGHEVGNHTFSHSNATGFLTTFKMKREIIRNDRLMLKKAGIQTDLYRPPFGITNPNIARAISKTGKKCIGWDIRSFDTSISDEKKILNRILPKIKPGSVILLHDTSDKSCSVLEEILLFLERENYRSVTVSELFNFKK, from the coding sequence TTGAAACACCGGATTTCCATTTTAATTTTCACCTTACTGCTTATTACCATCTATTTCCTGGAAGGTGGAATATGGATGTATTTTGTTGCATTGGCGGTTTTCGGCCTGGTTACTTTCTTAGGCGTGACGAATATGGATTTCAACCGGTTCCTGAAAAGCCATACCAATAATCCAAACGTTGAGGAACGCATCATTGCACTTACATTTGATGACGGCCCTAGCGAATATACCCCTAAGTTGCTGGACCTTCTGGCCAGACATCAGCAAAAAGCAACTTTCTTCTGCATCGGGACACAGATCATAAAGTATCCGGAAATTTTTCAGAGCATTGCAGCTGAAGGCCATGAGGTGGGTAACCACACCTTTTCGCACTCCAACGCAACGGGTTTTCTTACGACCTTTAAGATGAAAAGGGAAATCATCCGCAATGACAGACTCATGCTGAAGAAAGCCGGAATCCAAACGGACCTCTACCGCCCGCCATTCGGCATTACAAATCCCAATATTGCCCGGGCAATCAGCAAGACGGGTAAAAAGTGCATTGGCTGGGACATCCGGAGTTTCGACACTTCCATCAGCGACGAAAAAAAGATACTGAATAGAATTCTGCCAAAAATAAAGCCCGGCAGCGTAATCCTGCTGCACGATACTTCAGATAAATCCTGCAGTGTGCTGGAGGAAATATTGCTATTTTTGGAGCGCGAAAACTACCGAAGTGTAACCGTATCAGAACTTTTCAACTTTAAGAAATGA
- a CDS encoding LolA family protein, which yields MKFKIIAFFLLFLGIFTSAQTKMNPAEIRQFTAKMSAESKKMKTLQASFVQTKKMDFLNKDLVTSGEMALQAPAMLSWRYTKPYKYSVIFKNGKMHINDQGKKSTHDAKSRNFQKLNKLIIGSANGNLLNDPDFTVSYFKNSSGNIARFIPKSAQLLKYIRQVDLHFASNQSVVSQVNMLEASGDTTTIVFKNTKVNAPVPASVFSL from the coding sequence ATGAAATTTAAAATTATAGCATTCTTCCTGCTTTTTTTAGGGATTTTTACATCGGCACAGACCAAAATGAACCCGGCGGAAATCAGGCAGTTCACTGCTAAAATGTCGGCTGAAAGTAAGAAAATGAAGACGCTGCAGGCCAGTTTCGTTCAAACTAAAAAAATGGATTTCCTGAACAAAGACCTTGTAACCTCAGGCGAAATGGCGCTGCAGGCTCCCGCGATGTTAAGCTGGAGGTATACAAAGCCGTATAAATACAGCGTAATCTTCAAAAACGGGAAAATGCATATCAATGATCAGGGGAAAAAATCTACTCATGATGCAAAGTCCAGGAATTTTCAAAAACTGAACAAACTTATAATCGGCAGTGCCAACGGAAACCTGCTGAACGACCCCGATTTCACGGTGAGCTATTTCAAAAATAGCAGCGGCAACATCGCCAGGTTTATCCCCAAATCTGCGCAACTGCTGAAGTATATTAGACAGGTTGACCTTCACTTTGCTTCAAACCAGTCTGTGGTTTCGCAGGTGAATATGCTGGAAGCCTCCGGTGATACAACAACTATCGTATTCAAAAACACAAAGGTCAATGCGCCGGTACCTGCTTCTGTTTTCAGCCTTTAG
- a CDS encoding 3-hydroxyacyl-ACP dehydratase — MLNGFYILNSCDNTAEGNYSAMITLDPEHEIFSGHFPGNPVAPGVCMMQIVKDVTERILERKLFLTSANNVKFMAIINPEETPGLKLDLDIKTDGEQVKVKNVTSFGETIALKMSVNYKFI, encoded by the coding sequence ATACTGAACGGATTTTATATTTTAAATTCTTGTGATAATACCGCTGAAGGAAATTATTCGGCGATGATAACGCTGGATCCTGAACATGAGATCTTCAGCGGGCATTTCCCCGGAAACCCAGTAGCGCCCGGTGTCTGTATGATGCAGATCGTAAAGGATGTCACGGAGCGGATTCTGGAAAGAAAACTGTTCCTGACCTCTGCGAATAATGTAAAATTTATGGCAATTATCAATCCCGAAGAAACTCCGGGCCTGAAACTTGATCTGGACATAAAGACGGACGGCGAACAGGTGAAGGTAAAAAACGTTACCTCTTTTGGAGAGACAATTGCTTTAAAGATGTCCGTTAACTATAAATTCATTTGA
- a CDS encoding DUF2062 domain-containing protein → MTPAETRILLKKHKICVLIATYNNHKTLARVLDGVLQYTADIIVVNDGSTDTTASILTQYQDIKIISLPENRGKGNALSTGFTEARILGFNHALTIDSDGQHYPDDIPVFVQALENESIDVLLVGDRNMEQAGIPQKSSVGNRISTFWFWFETGITLKDTQSGYRLYPLNKIPKKFYTPKFEFEIEIMVRTAWKGVPVKNVPVKVLYDPEERVSHFRPFTDFVRISILNTVLVFIAIFYIAPRRFIRNFKKKSFKRFLKEDVLESAGSNRKKAMSIALGTFIGLSPFWGLQTFLTISLAVLLKLNKVLAFAFSNVSIPPFIPLIVGGSLAIGGYLLGAETNFMDQEFSLDLVKKHLLQYVLGSLILATVVSALFGFGFYYFLEKFNSEENDSTTS, encoded by the coding sequence ATGACCCCTGCTGAGACCCGTATTCTTCTAAAAAAACATAAGATCTGTGTACTGATCGCGACGTACAATAACCATAAAACCCTCGCACGGGTTCTTGATGGCGTGCTGCAATATACAGCTGATATTATTGTTGTTAACGACGGTTCTACGGATACTACAGCATCCATTCTTACACAATATCAGGATATTAAGATAATCAGCCTTCCTGAAAACCGGGGCAAAGGAAACGCCTTGAGCACGGGTTTTACGGAAGCAAGAATATTAGGATTTAACCATGCACTTACAATAGACTCGGACGGCCAGCATTATCCCGATGATATTCCTGTTTTTGTACAAGCACTTGAAAATGAAAGCATCGATGTTCTGCTTGTAGGCGACCGGAATATGGAGCAGGCCGGCATTCCGCAGAAAAGCAGTGTAGGCAACCGAATCTCTACCTTCTGGTTTTGGTTTGAAACCGGAATTACACTGAAGGACACGCAGTCCGGCTACCGGCTTTATCCTTTGAACAAAATTCCGAAGAAGTTCTATACACCCAAGTTCGAGTTCGAGATTGAGATCATGGTGCGGACCGCCTGGAAAGGCGTGCCTGTAAAAAATGTACCGGTAAAAGTGCTTTACGACCCGGAAGAACGGGTTTCCCATTTCCGCCCTTTCACGGATTTTGTGCGGATAAGTATTCTGAACACAGTGTTGGTATTCATAGCCATCTTTTATATTGCGCCACGCAGGTTCATCCGCAACTTCAAAAAAAAAAGTTTTAAACGCTTCCTGAAGGAAGATGTTCTGGAAAGTGCCGGCAGCAACCGTAAGAAGGCCATGTCCATAGCCTTGGGTACCTTTATCGGCTTGTCACCCTTTTGGGGTTTACAGACTTTCCTTACCATTTCCCTGGCGGTACTGCTGAAACTTAATAAAGTGTTGGCATTTGCCTTTTCCAATGTAAGCATTCCGCCGTTCATCCCGTTAATTGTTGGCGGATCACTGGCCATTGGAGGCTATCTTTTGGGTGCAGAGACCAATTTCATGGATCAGGAATTCAGTTTGGATTTGGTTAAAAAGCATCTACTGCAGTATGTTTTGGGAAGCCTGATACTGGCCACCGTTGTTTCGGCACTGTTTGGTTTTGGATTTTACTATTTTCTTGAAAAGTTCAATTCTGAAGAGAATGACAGCACTACTTCGTGA